CGGCGGCCACCACGGTGCCGCCGACCTCGCCCGTCTGGGCGGCGGCGGGGCGCGCGGCGGCCGGCAGCGCCAGCAGCAGCGCAACGGCCGCCGCCAGGCGGCGGAGCGTCCACGCGGCGCCGGGCGGTTCCGAACGCGTGGCAGGTTTCATTGGGGGTCCTCCTGGTTGGGTGAGCAATCGGCGCCGCGCCGCGGGGGCGGGCGCCGGGTCACGCGCGCGCCGTGCGGGGCGCGCGCGGGGTGAACAATGCGGAAATGGAGCGGGTGCGTGGCGGTGCTCCGGTGTGGCGAGAGTGGAAAAACGGGGCGGAGGTTGGCGCCGGGGCGGGCCCGGGTTGGGGCGGTGGATCTCCGAATTTTACAGGGGGTCACTGGCGAAGGTAGTTTGGGCCCCTTCGGTTCGCAAGCATGACGAAACCGGCGTTCGCCGCCGGGATGCGGAGGGGTGGGACCGCGGAGGGAATTGAAAAAAGCACTACGAAAGTACGGAAGTACGGAAGTACGAAACCACGGCCGGCGTCATGAATCCGGCCCATGCGAAGATGCCGCGGATTCGCCACGAGGACCGTGCGCCAGTCGCGGAGCGACTTTGTGCCGTTGTTGCCCCCGAATTCCATTCGGGGTGGAGCGCCAGCCTTCACCAGCCTTCACCAGCCTTCACCAGCCTTCACCCCCCACACCCGCCTTCACCGCCTTTCACCCCCCTTCCGCCGGCCACAGCCGCAGCCTGGCCATGTCCGCGCGGAGCTTGAGGAGCGCGGCGTCCTTCATCTTCGCCTCCAGCATCACGTCGAACGGGGTGGGGCCGGCCTCGCGGAGGAAGTTGGCGAACTCCCACGGGTTCACGTAGTCGGCGTGCTGGGAAAGGAGCGGCGGGGCCGTCACCTCCTTCTTGTTCTTGATCACCACCCGTGAATCCATCTTCGGCGAGGAGAAGTGCACCTTCGGCGTCACCTCCGCCGGCCAGGTGGCCAGGGCGGCGCGGACGGCGTCGCGCATCGTCATCGTCCCCGGGTTCAGGAGGTGGTGCTGGTGGTCGAAGATGAGGCGCACGCCGGTCATCTCGTGCACGCGCAGGCAATCCTGCACGGTGTAGATGGTTTCGTCGTTCTCGATCACCAGCCGCCGCCGGCCGGATTCGGAGAGGCGGGGAAAGTTCTCCGCGAATCGCGCCATCGCCGACGGCTTGTCGCCGTACGAGCCGCCCAGGTGGAGGATGACGACCGCCTCGGGGCCCTGCTCCATCGCGTCGAGCAGTTCGGCCTGCGCGTTCACGTCGGCGATGCCCTTGGCGTTGATGGCGGGGTCCTGCGCGCTCAGCAGCACGTACTGCGAGGGGTGCAGCGACAGCCGGATCCCCCGCTCGCGGGCGATGCGGCCCAACTCGCCCAGCCCCGTGCGGCACTCGGAGATCTGGCCGTGAAACTGGGGCAGGTCCGGGTGCGTGCAGTAGGGGACGAAGTCGGACGAGATGCGGTACATCCGCACGTCGATCTCGTCGAGGTAGTCCAGGATCTGGTGCAGGTAC
This genomic interval from Longimicrobium sp. contains the following:
- the uvsE gene encoding UV DNA damage repair endonuclease UvsE — encoded protein: MIAVERRLGFAVKVAGREGLKSNDARRWQTGPHLRTSMEYLHQILDYLDEIDVRMYRISSDFVPYCTHPDLPQFHGQISECRTGLGELGRIARERGIRLSLHPSQYVLLSAQDPAINAKGIADVNAQAELLDAMEQGPEAVVILHLGGSYGDKPSAMARFAENFPRLSESGRRRLVIENDETIYTVQDCLRVHEMTGVRLIFDHQHHLLNPGTMTMRDAVRAALATWPAEVTPKVHFSSPKMDSRVVIKNKKEVTAPPLLSQHADYVNPWEFANFLREAGPTPFDVMLEAKMKDAALLKLRADMARLRLWPAEGG